One window of Acidobacteriaceae bacterium genomic DNA carries:
- a CDS encoding oligosaccharide flippase family protein encodes MSNTKIIAKNTGWYGLENIISALVTLFTSVAIARTLGPSKMGYLIYVAVIASFVASLGSLGIPATTQKYMAEFLGMSDQGTARYIYFKTLWLQVGLSVLATTGITIWVLGDASNGYKLASVLIVLSILPSMINSIPAQANVATEELQYNLPASVISILVFFVAILATAIFNWGVIGYGASVLLTRLVDCLVRFIPTTARIARWPKAHVEPYGLPQRMMTFAWQSIATMILAMVVWDRSEFILLKHLCSDIRQIAFYSVAFSMAERLLITSAVFGSAAGATIFAQYGRDKSRLPAITAASFRYLALSSIPVHFIAVSLAFPVLLVFYGKQYAGAAMVVTLAPLLCMPKAFIGPVQNLLQSCERQKYVIWATVLAGIVDLSVAWLLIRRGHGAVGACLGSGAAQVTAVGTMWVIAIRMYHIKMPWWQTAKITLISVIASAVAHFASVPFAPLWGVIIGGTAALATLLVLFYLLRVLEPEDHARLVVLAGMLPARLAAPVHKIIAVLMRAELANPTPSNV; translated from the coding sequence ATGTCGAACACAAAGATTATCGCGAAAAACACCGGCTGGTACGGGCTCGAGAACATCATCAGTGCGCTGGTCACACTGTTCACGTCTGTTGCGATTGCCCGGACCCTCGGGCCGTCGAAGATGGGCTACCTGATCTATGTGGCAGTTATCGCGTCGTTTGTGGCCAGCCTGGGCAGCCTCGGAATCCCGGCGACGACACAGAAATACATGGCGGAGTTCCTGGGGATGTCCGACCAGGGGACAGCGCGCTACATCTACTTCAAGACACTTTGGCTCCAGGTGGGCCTCTCGGTGCTGGCAACGACCGGCATAACGATCTGGGTGCTGGGAGATGCGAGCAACGGATACAAGCTTGCATCGGTGCTGATAGTACTCAGCATCCTGCCCTCAATGATCAATTCGATTCCTGCGCAGGCCAACGTCGCAACGGAAGAGTTGCAGTACAACCTGCCGGCTTCGGTCATCTCCATCCTGGTGTTCTTCGTGGCGATTCTCGCTACGGCGATCTTTAACTGGGGTGTCATCGGTTACGGCGCGTCGGTGCTTCTAACGCGGCTCGTTGACTGCCTGGTTCGGTTCATCCCGACGACGGCACGCATCGCCCGGTGGCCAAAGGCGCACGTTGAGCCGTATGGCCTTCCTCAGCGAATGATGACGTTTGCGTGGCAGAGTATCGCGACGATGATCTTGGCGATGGTGGTCTGGGACCGCTCCGAGTTTATCCTGCTCAAGCACCTCTGCTCTGACATACGCCAGATCGCTTTCTACTCGGTGGCGTTCAGTATGGCGGAGCGGCTGCTGATTACCTCGGCTGTGTTCGGATCTGCGGCAGGGGCAACCATCTTCGCGCAGTACGGCCGAGACAAGTCTCGACTGCCGGCGATTACGGCGGCGAGTTTCCGCTACCTTGCTCTTTCTTCGATCCCGGTGCATTTCATCGCCGTGTCACTGGCGTTTCCGGTGTTACTCGTTTTCTATGGTAAGCAGTACGCGGGCGCAGCGATGGTTGTTACGCTGGCTCCGTTGCTGTGTATGCCCAAGGCGTTCATTGGACCAGTGCAGAATCTTTTGCAAAGCTGTGAGCGCCAGAAGTACGTGATCTGGGCGACCGTGCTCGCGGGCATCGTCGACCTCAGCGTCGCATGGCTGTTGATCAGGCGAGGACACGGTGCGGTCGGCGCCTGCCTGGGAAGCGGTGCTGCCCAGGTGACGGCGGTGGGGACCATGTGGGTGATCGCCATTCGTATGTACCACATCAAGATGCCATGGTGGCAGACCGCTAAGATTACGTTGATCAGCGTGATCGCCTCGGCTGTAGCCCACTTCGCGAGCGTGCCGTTTGCGCCGCTGTGGGGAGTCATCATCGGAGGCACGGCTGCGCTCGCAACGCTGCTCGTGCTCTTCTATCTGCTTCGAGTTCTTGAGCCCGAGGACCACGCGCGGCTTGTCGTTCTTGCAGGCATGCTACCCGCGCGTCTTGCGGCGCCGGTGCACAAGATCATCGCCGTTCTGATGCGAGCGGAACTGGCAAACCCAACTCCGAGCAATGTTTAA
- a CDS encoding glycosyltransferase family 2 protein — MKLVFWLSLTGILYTYIGYPLILWVLARVRARPWTPAPIHPSVSIVLAVRNGMSLLEYRVQQLLSLDYPNLQELIVVSDGSTDGTADFLSAQKLPRLRAIILPEHGGKATAVNAGIAQATGELIVFVDLRPEIAPGALQQLVSNFADPQIGCVAGEYVLARNDEADGSASVGRAYWLYEQWLRNREAGIDSVVGVPGCFYSVRRALATRQPPGIILDDMFQPLAVVRQGYRSVVDPKALVVDKWPPKIEGEFRRKVRTLAGNFQLVALAPWILSGQNRILFQFFSHKLMRLLVPYLMVLLLISSAVLARTSTFFAVLTVVQVVGCLLAIVGGRYKIPLVSRIAGPANALLVLNAAAVVGLYKFLFTRGPLWKIWTTGRSTDVASPGMT, encoded by the coding sequence GTGAAGCTCGTATTCTGGCTCTCGCTCACTGGAATCCTCTATACGTACATCGGTTATCCGCTGATCCTGTGGGTGCTCGCGCGCGTTCGTGCCCGCCCCTGGACTCCGGCCCCGATTCACCCCAGCGTTAGCATCGTCCTCGCCGTCCGAAATGGTATGTCGCTGCTCGAGTACAGAGTCCAGCAGCTCCTGAGCCTGGACTACCCGAATCTGCAAGAGCTCATCGTCGTCTCCGATGGCTCTACGGACGGGACGGCAGATTTTCTCTCTGCGCAGAAGCTCCCCAGGCTTCGCGCGATCATCCTCCCCGAGCATGGAGGCAAAGCAACAGCCGTCAATGCGGGCATCGCACAGGCTACGGGAGAGCTGATCGTGTTCGTCGATCTCCGGCCGGAGATCGCTCCCGGCGCCCTGCAACAATTAGTAAGCAACTTTGCAGATCCGCAGATCGGATGCGTCGCGGGAGAGTACGTGCTCGCGCGCAATGACGAGGCCGACGGATCAGCCTCGGTCGGCCGTGCATACTGGCTCTATGAGCAGTGGCTCAGAAACCGCGAAGCCGGCATCGATTCAGTCGTTGGGGTTCCAGGATGCTTCTACTCTGTGCGCCGAGCGCTCGCGACCCGGCAACCGCCTGGAATCATCCTGGATGATATGTTTCAGCCGCTCGCCGTAGTTCGCCAGGGTTATCGGAGCGTCGTCGACCCGAAGGCGCTTGTTGTCGATAAATGGCCCCCAAAAATCGAAGGTGAATTCCGCCGCAAGGTGAGGACCCTAGCAGGCAACTTCCAGCTTGTCGCACTTGCTCCGTGGATCCTGTCAGGCCAGAATCGGATCCTTTTTCAGTTCTTCTCGCACAAGCTGATGCGCCTGCTTGTGCCGTACCTGATGGTGTTGCTGCTCATCTCCTCTGCTGTGCTTGCCAGGACTTCCACGTTTTTTGCCGTATTGACGGTGGTGCAGGTGGTCGGTTGTCTGCTTGCAATCGTCGGCGGCCGCTATAAGATTCCGCTCGTAAGCCGAATAGCCGGTCCGGCCAACGCGCTGCTTGTTCTGAATGCAGCAGCAGTGGTTGGGCTGTACAAGTTCCTCTTCACACGTGGGCCTCTGTGGAAGATCTGGACGACGGGAAGATCAACCGATGTCGCCTCTCCGGGCATGACGTAG
- a CDS encoding acyltransferase, with protein MNNLILKIKRAETPFYARLKAIAKALLTLQIPVPRALDPIFKFIQYWRQTRYEIGERLSVAFFRYPVLRAMCASVGKRLQMERIPSITGAVKVYIGDDVYLSGALNVAGGRIFDSPELKIGNRTFIGSKCIFAVARLIEIGDDVLIASECSVSDYSGHPLDPDKRAAGVQVAPEDVRPVRIGNKAWLGRGAIVLPGVTIGEGAVIGAAAVVTKDVPPGHICVGNPGRLLTRTVYDAPVRVAKAE; from the coding sequence ATGAACAATCTGATCCTGAAGATCAAACGAGCTGAAACTCCCTTTTATGCCAGGCTCAAAGCAATCGCGAAGGCTCTTCTAACCCTTCAAATTCCTGTCCCAAGAGCTCTTGATCCCATCTTCAAATTCATCCAGTACTGGCGCCAGACGAGGTATGAAATCGGCGAGCGGCTCAGCGTCGCATTCTTTCGCTATCCGGTTCTGCGGGCCATGTGCGCCTCGGTCGGCAAGCGCCTACAGATGGAGCGCATCCCGAGCATCACTGGCGCAGTAAAGGTCTACATCGGAGATGATGTCTACCTCTCCGGCGCGCTGAACGTAGCCGGAGGGCGGATCTTCGATAGTCCCGAGCTGAAAATCGGCAACCGAACATTCATCGGTTCCAAATGCATCTTCGCCGTTGCTCGGCTGATCGAGATCGGCGACGATGTCCTGATTGCCTCCGAATGTTCCGTGTCCGACTACTCCGGCCACCCATTGGACCCCGACAAGCGGGCCGCCGGCGTGCAGGTCGCTCCCGAAGACGTTCGTCCCGTACGGATCGGCAACAAGGCGTGGCTAGGACGAGGAGCCATCGTTCTGCCAGGCGTGACCATCGGGGAGGGTGCGGTGATCGGGGCCGCTGCGGTCGTCACCAAAGACGTTCCGCCGGGCCACATCTGCGTCGGCAATCCAGGAAGGCTGCTTACGAGAACCGTCTATGATGCACCGGTCCGAGTTGCAAAAGCCGAGTAG
- a CDS encoding glycosyltransferase, translating into MKIVHVVDSMEVGGAETLVAQMCRLQREEGHDPQVYAIAKLGALGERMLAEGFRVEAEVGRKLVDSTVGFLRLFRAFRPDVVHLHNPTPTIYAAPAARLAGAVSVISTRHSLVAPPRDRIMERKYAFAARFCDWIVGICDATVNNIKDAGSAPASKIVRVYNGTVPVQRAPEERWPIKSGFTLLFVGRLEQVKNLPFLLEAVRNAVHQNAGVQLWVVGDGTQRASLEQLSKELGLESNVTFWGQQLEVARFFSAADAFVMSSVSEGLPMSLLQAFSIGLPAIVTDVGGMAEVVRFADGGAVVPVTDGQAMTAAILDFAANQERRKQFSANAAAAYESHFTLPGMVDAYVELYRKTRGARRKAGG; encoded by the coding sequence ATGAAGATCGTCCACGTAGTTGACAGCATGGAGGTGGGCGGCGCCGAGACGCTGGTTGCACAGATGTGTCGTCTGCAACGCGAGGAGGGACACGATCCGCAAGTGTATGCGATCGCAAAGCTCGGCGCGTTAGGCGAACGCATGCTGGCGGAGGGTTTCCGTGTAGAGGCAGAGGTAGGCCGGAAGCTGGTCGATTCTACGGTAGGGTTTCTGCGGCTCTTTAGAGCGTTCAGGCCGGATGTTGTTCATCTGCACAACCCTACGCCGACAATCTATGCTGCTCCGGCCGCAAGGCTCGCGGGAGCGGTTAGCGTGATTTCCACGCGGCACAGTCTTGTAGCGCCGCCTCGCGACCGCATTATGGAGCGTAAGTACGCTTTCGCGGCACGATTCTGCGACTGGATTGTGGGCATTTGCGATGCGACGGTAAACAACATTAAGGATGCTGGGAGCGCGCCTGCAAGCAAGATTGTGCGGGTCTATAACGGCACGGTTCCTGTGCAGCGCGCGCCTGAGGAACGTTGGCCGATAAAGAGTGGCTTCACGCTGCTGTTTGTGGGACGTTTGGAGCAGGTGAAGAATCTGCCGTTTCTTCTCGAAGCAGTACGCAATGCGGTTCATCAAAACGCAGGTGTTCAGTTGTGGGTCGTGGGGGACGGAACGCAACGGGCTTCGCTGGAGCAGCTTTCGAAGGAGCTTGGACTTGAATCGAACGTGACGTTCTGGGGGCAACAGCTTGAGGTCGCGCGTTTTTTCTCTGCTGCGGATGCCTTTGTGATGTCGTCTGTCTCGGAAGGGCTGCCGATGTCCTTATTGCAGGCGTTCTCGATTGGATTGCCGGCGATTGTCACGGATGTCGGCGGAATGGCGGAGGTCGTGCGGTTTGCAGATGGCGGGGCAGTCGTCCCCGTGACGGACGGCCAGGCGATGACGGCGGCCATCCTGGATTTTGCGGCGAATCAGGAGCGGCGCAAGCAGTTTTCTGCGAACGCGGCGGCGGCATACGAGTCGCACTTCACGCTGCCTGGCATGGTGGACGCGTATGTCGAGCTTTATCGAAAAACGCGCGGAGCACGGCGGAAGGCTGGCGGCTAA
- a CDS encoding O-antigen ligase family protein: MGFFLSILYFLTYYLTPEVMFGNQVAQFRVELILAIILIVVSLPALLRSNVFKTAQSPALIGLAFATFMSVLVGAHWAGGGLTAILLFIPNAIAYFLVYIHCRSKGKLQVLVLLMLFVCFFVIGAGMREQRQGMPQGQAAENVDMPDSYFIGMSNSKGEWFYRLRGKGQIADPNDFAQIIVCTLPLTFFFWKRKRAVRNFFFVLVPVGVLIWGMYLTHSRGAILGVLAIILVAARRKIGTVPAILLAGLLFVAASTTNFAGGRDISTSAGEDRTALWGDGLQLLKTHPVFGVGFGQMPEYFGHTAHNTIVVCAAELGFCGLFFWSLFLLPSLRDATSVAFRKNAIEREPVVSSDTSFPLAPASLNVPDEAEITKFARLLVLSFTGFLVTGWFLSRAYILTLFLLAGFTEAIYEMARQRGMVPDRLPFGRVFKYSGMMAVGLVVMMYVVLRIVNLTH, translated from the coding sequence ATGGGATTTTTTCTAAGCATCCTTTACTTTCTGACGTACTACCTCACGCCAGAGGTTATGTTTGGCAACCAGGTGGCTCAATTCCGCGTGGAGTTGATTCTCGCGATCATTTTGATCGTCGTATCGCTCCCCGCTCTGCTGCGCAGTAATGTTTTCAAGACAGCACAGAGCCCGGCGCTAATAGGGTTGGCGTTCGCAACCTTCATGTCGGTTCTGGTGGGTGCCCACTGGGCAGGTGGCGGACTGACTGCCATTCTGTTGTTCATCCCAAACGCAATCGCCTACTTCCTTGTGTATATCCATTGCAGGTCGAAGGGGAAGTTGCAGGTCCTTGTGCTGCTCATGCTGTTTGTCTGCTTCTTCGTGATCGGCGCAGGAATGCGCGAACAGCGCCAGGGTATGCCACAGGGACAAGCGGCTGAGAATGTAGACATGCCCGATAGCTACTTTATCGGCATGAGTAATTCCAAAGGCGAGTGGTTCTACAGGCTGCGAGGCAAGGGGCAGATCGCCGATCCGAATGACTTTGCACAGATTATCGTGTGCACTCTTCCGCTTACATTCTTCTTCTGGAAACGCAAGAGAGCAGTGCGAAACTTCTTCTTCGTGCTGGTGCCTGTGGGCGTGCTGATTTGGGGGATGTATCTCACGCACTCACGTGGGGCCATTCTTGGAGTGCTTGCCATCATTCTCGTGGCAGCTCGAAGGAAGATAGGCACTGTTCCGGCGATTCTACTGGCGGGCCTTCTCTTCGTCGCCGCCTCGACCACGAACTTTGCCGGAGGACGGGATATCTCCACCAGTGCAGGAGAGGATCGCACGGCGCTTTGGGGCGATGGCCTGCAGTTGCTCAAGACTCATCCTGTGTTCGGTGTCGGATTCGGTCAGATGCCCGAGTACTTTGGCCACACCGCTCACAACACCATTGTTGTCTGCGCCGCGGAGCTTGGATTCTGCGGGCTCTTCTTCTGGTCGCTGTTTCTGTTGCCGAGCTTGAGGGATGCTACAAGCGTTGCGTTCCGAAAGAATGCAATTGAACGGGAACCAGTGGTTTCGTCGGATACCTCTTTCCCTTTGGCTCCGGCTAGCCTGAATGTTCCGGACGAGGCGGAAATTACAAAGTTCGCCCGGCTGCTGGTGCTTTCGTTCACGGGATTTCTTGTTACAGGGTGGTTCCTCTCGCGGGCGTATATTCTGACGCTCTTTCTTCTGGCGGGCTTTACGGAAGCGATCTATGAGATGGCGCGCCAGCGGGGCATGGTGCCGGACAGGCTGCCATTCGGCCGCGTCTTCAAGTACTCCGGAATGATGGCGGTAGGGCTGGTTGTGATGATGTACGTCGTGTTGCGTATCGTTAACCTGACGCACTGA